The Catharus ustulatus isolate bCatUst1 chromosome 17, bCatUst1.pri.v2, whole genome shotgun sequence genome includes the window ACAGTAACAGTTATTTAAACAAACCCATGTTTGGTTTGGgtgcctgctggcagctgtgcaCTACTTATTATTGCCCAAATTATCCACCACATCCTTACTATTGCCCTAATCTTATCATCACAAGACTAGAAGTTAAATCAATCCATGGCAAAATGACTTCTTATAGCCAAGCTGTAAAACTTGCTGCTGGACTGGTAAGAGAGATTAGAATTTAACTGAATTAGGTTGCAGAGTTGTAAATAGCCACTAGAAGAGGAAATAGCCTCTTGGATCctaaagaagaattttttcctgatctcTGGCAATGCCTGTCAGCCCAGCAGTACACAAATGCCAGGACTCACTGCGGAAATCTTTTCTTCTCTAAGGAGAATGCAGATTCTGACAGATTAGAGAGGCCAATGTGCTTACCTGCTGTGTCAAATCCTGGCTTTCAGAggggtaaaaataaaatctaaaaccACTTTGTGAGGACATGTTTTACATTTCACCcaacagcagctctctgtgatTGCTCTGGGAGCTCAGTGTGAATCCAGTGTCTGTTTGCTGATTCCAGGGTTGTGGTCCCAAAATAAGGAGCATTCAAACTGATAgggagtaggtttagattaaatttttggaaggaattcttccctctAAGGATcatgaggctctggcacaggttgcccagagcagctgtggctgcccctggatccctggaagtgtccaaggccaggttggacagggcttggagcaacctggaatagtaggtgtccctgcccctggcagggggtGGTATGAGatggcctttaaaggtcccttcccaccgAAACCATTCTGGGACTCTCTGTTTCACAGAGCCTGAGCTCAGGGGTGAAGTCACAACTGCTGCTATTGTGTGTGTAGAATAGAGCTGGGGTTATGCGGGATGCAGTTCTTCaatgtgttgttttgttttgccatcATCTCCAGTCCTTCCCCCAAGGGAGCTGAGAGCTCTTCCTTTCTCACTGGCAGGGGCAGCACACATCTTTACCCTCAGGACACGGATCCCcggggctgtggcagggaggTCCCAGGGCTTTAGGGTGCACCATGCCTTGGAGTGGCTCTTCCCCTGTTCCGGGggcctctggcagcagctgaggtgaCGTGGccatttggggggaaaaagaactCCCCACGTGGAGTTCTTTTCATGGAGTATCACAGAACGGTTGGAGTGGGAAGGGGgcctcccactatcccaggctgctccaagccccagtgtccaacccggccttggacacttacagggatggggcagccacagctgctctgagcaccctgtgccagggcctcagcaccctcactcACACAGAAGGATTCCTTCCTAATCTGTAATCTAAACTTCCTCTCTTTCAATCCCCtattgtcctgtcactccaggctctTGCAAACAGACTCGTCTCACCTTTCCAGTGATTCCCTTTCGGGTACTAGAAGGCTGGGGTTTCACGCTGATGTCCCTAAAGCGGGATCAGCGACCAAACGCGTTCCCAAGCGCGTCCTCGAGCGCTCGCGGGAGATGTGCGCAGGCTCCGAGAGGTTGGAGGGTTCGGGGCGGTGTCCCCGGGCCGAGTCCGCCCCGCGCTCCAAGCGCTTCCGGGGCACCGCCGGGGCTGGGACGGGCTGAGGCGGCGGTTCCATCATGGTGGGTGAGGCCGGGCCGGAGTTCGGGTGGGGCTCCCCTCAGGCGTAGGGCCTGGGTAAAGGCGAGACGCCGCGGGGTCTGGGAGCGCAGCCCGGCCCTGTTCCGTTCGCGTCGGGCTCTGTGTCAGGCCCCCGGGCGGGGTCGTGTTTGTGCGGGGTGGGCCCGGGGGAGCTGCGGGTCCCAGCGCCGCCTCCTTGGGGATTCAGTGGCTCTGCCCGCCCTGAGTCACTGCGGGTAGAGGCCGAACCGTCTTTCACCcgatccagcccagccctgtgccggGGAAACGCGCAGAGTGAAACCTGCCTTTCCTGCAGCTAAAGCTGGAAGCAGTCGGGAAAAAGAGACTGGTTTTGGATGTTTAGTAACCGGGGCTGAATTCGTTATGTTGTGATTGTATGGGAGGTTTCTCCCTGCTCAGATGTGTTGCTGGCTATTGCACGTTGATGAAACTGGGGATCGAAATGTATGTTAAAACgtgtaaagaaataaatgctgaTCGAAGTTGCAGAGGGAAAATTGAAATTATCTAATAAGATGCAGTTTTTAGGCAAATCTAGGAGTTCAGGTATTGCAGATGAAAACAGGAAGATAAAGGCTGCTGTTGTACATATAGCAAAGGGTATTTAGCAGCAAAATAGTGTTGAGGAAGTGTTTATTCTCCTTTTCTGGAATGCATCTCTCCTTCTCCATGTGCTATTTCTTGTAGTTATTCAGCCCTTCATTAAAATGGGGTTTGTGTGTTTCATgaattaaatatgtattttttttctaagtacTACTTTTGTTGCTCTGGTGAGCTGCACTGGCTTGTGCAGGTGCTGGACAAGCCCCAGAGTGGGAATAGGAGGAGCAGGACCTTCCCACATCAGCAACAGTGAACTATCAGAGCAGACCACCCACCTGTGAGTTAGATCAGCTGAAGCTGTTAGAGGAAATTGAAAACTGGTATCCTTCCTTATGGATGCTGCTTTGCATCTGAAAAGGTTTGTTAAGGTCCTATGAAGAAAAGTATTTAATCAGGACTTAAATAGTGCTAGTTAGAAGGCAGGAAATCTAATCTTAGTTTCTTAATAGATTAAAAATTTTGCTACTATATTTTCTCAGCATTCATACACCCTTTCGTTTGTTTAATTTCCCTTGCCTTTCATTTGAGAATAGTCCAGCATTCAGAAATAATAAAGAGTTTTGTTGAAAATACttgaatttttctgtgctggatcACACAGAAAATCTTCTGCTTCAAAAGACCAGCCCAGGGGGTCCCATCTTTTATGAGCCACAGGTTGTGTTACCAACAGCACCCTGAGGAAagtgctggtggtgctggagctgagctgatgTTGTGTTGTGCTGTGTTGTGTTTGCTGTTGGACAAAGTCTCTTCCCAGGGAACAGGACGTGTGACATCTTTGTGCCCATTTGATGTGGGAGGAAGTGGAGAGGATTGTTCAGGGTGCTCAGGGAACACAGCCTTGGCCAAATGCCCCTTGTAggtctcacctgtcctggtTCAGGTGATTCCTATCTCCCTTCCTAAACCATTTCTGGGGGACTCTGCCTTGCAGGATCTGAAAGATACTGcttgtttctgtttcctttagTGGGACTGCAAAATGCCAAATACTCATCCAGCTGTGCAAATCAGCTCAGGTATAAGGGTTTCTGGCTCTACTACGGATGCCATAATTACATTTTGATGGATGTCTTGTAGCAGGGAAGTTGTGCAGAAGGTACTGAAACCTTTGATCGTTTTTGTAGAGCAGACAAAGGACTATTGCTTTGGcctgcatttgcattttttcatttttaagttgTAAATTATTGGTAGTGGTTACATCCTTGCAGCCATCCCAGCATGAATCAGAATTGCAAACAAAAAGTGTTAATTCATTGGGTTTCCTTTCACTTCTCTTACTTGTAATTGCTTTTGGCATTCACACCCACAATGTatctttttcctattttgttcGTAAATTCCATGTCTGTtttcaaagataatttttgaTTGACACCTAAATTATAGCAGACTGCAGCTTCCAGCTGCAAGCCTTCAGCAGGAggcttggggaggaggagagaggggagtTCGAGGATGGTAGTCACAAATGAGTGAAGAAGAAAGGTAGatgaaaaataactgaaaaggTCATGCAGAAAAGGTGTCACCAAAGTACAAACATTTGACTGTGTAAACCAGTATAGGCAGTGGCTGTTTAATCATCCCTGTGCAGCTTTGTTCTCAGCTGCATTATTCCAAAGCTTTGGTGGGAGGCAAAGAGCAGTTGTAACTCTGTATTGATTTGTGCTTTGTCTTGCAGGCTGAGGTAGAGGAAACACTGAAGCGAATCCAGAGCCAGAAAGGAGTGCAGGGAATCATCGTGGTGAATTCAGAAGGTGCTGTGTCAGCCTCACTTTTCTGACCTATTACTTACTTTAGCCACCCACTTTGAGGGCTGCTGCTTGTACCACTTAGTCTGGTTTTGGAAGAGGTATTCCTGGAGCCCAAGGAGACAGACAACAGTCAGGCTATAAGAGAAAATTTGTATCCAATTTCTGCAAGCTCACTTTattattttaggaaataaaataatttgcagaaaTATCAAAATACTTAAGTTATGGCAGTGTTTGAAACTGGATTTGTGAAAACTTTAATCAGTAGCACTGAGACTCTCACAAGATGTAAATCTTGCTGCTGGGCCTGTCTAGAACACTACTGGCCTGGCAGACTCCAGGTCTTTAGCACTGTCTAGCTTGTGATCTCGTGTAACTCATCAGCAAGTTGTCTCTTTTTGGAGTCTCTGAAGAGTTCAACAGAGCAACTTCTTCAGAGCATTCTGAATACACAATGAGCAGCCCAAAAACTGAATATTTCCTAGAAATAATCCTTAAAAAGATGACAGTAGCTACATGTGACTATATTGAGGATCAGATCATGCAACTTGGCTCCTGCTCGCTGCTTTTCTATATGGTTGAGTGGattgtgctctctgtgctgcagctgctcaaaCACACACCTGGTTCTACCCTGCAGAATTTGGTACTTGGCTGCTGTGTTCTgacccaggagctgggatttgacTGGCTTTTGGTGGGAAAACACATCTAATGGATGGGTGAACAGTGTGTCTGCCCTCAAGGCTGGTTATCACTGAATGAGGGACCTCCCAAGACTGCACCACCTCTCAGGGCTGAGTGTTGGAGCTTCAGTCTTGGAGTGTGGGATGCAGCAGCTGGTGTCCTctgatcccagcctggcctAGCTCAATACCATTTAACTGGTGTTGGGGAGTCTTTCTGAAGTAATAAAGATGTTCCCAGTCAGGAGAAAAAACGGTAACACTGGTATTTCCTCTCTCCTCTACAGATAACTATTTTtgcttaatttatttctaactCTCAAAATGCAGAAGTAAAGCACTGATGCTACTAGAGGTAAATCAGCTCTCACCTACACCTGTAGTCCCACGTCagctttttcatattttgttccTCATGTTTTCATCTGGCCTTCAGAGAGAACATTCCTAACTGCTGGTGCAATGACAACCAAGGTTGGACCTGATGCTGCCCAATGCAGGGTTGGTTCGGGAGGTTTGTCACTGAGCCTCActgtccctctcctgcaggTATTCCCATCAAGAGCACCATAGACAACACCACCACCATTCAGTACGCTGGCCTCATGCATAGCTTCATCATGAAGGCCAGGAGCACCGTGCGGGATATCGATCCCCAGAACGACCTCACATTCCTGCGGATCCGctccaagaaaaatgaaatcatgGTTGCTCCAGGTAGGAGAGAGCAGGGTGGAAGCAGGAACCTGGGAATCCAGCAGTATTGTTTTCTCTTGGGACTGACACTCAGCCTGGAAGGTGTCTGCCTGCTGCTTGTGTTCACATTGGATAATCCCTTCTTTCCAAGAAGCTGTTCTACTTTCTGGAAAGTTGAAAGCTTTATCATTGAGCTAAGTTTCCTTTGTCATATTTGAATGTGGCAAATCGCTTCCCTCATTTTGTGTAGATCAAAGtatgctttgtttttcagtataAAACCCTAGGATTTGGAAAGAAATACATTCTGAGAGCAATTTCCATTCAGAACTGTGGACTAGTGATAAAACAAGGCGGTCCTGACTTTCTAGTTCTGGGGAAAGTATTAAGAGTACATTGTAGCTGTAATCATGAGTCATGGTatacagcagcagcaacctTCTTTTCAGGAAACATCCTCAGTATTTTGTTGAATTCCAAACTGGGAAGCAATGAGATGAATGCGGGTTCCTCACGTGGCAGGAATTCAGccttgtccctgtgtgtccctgctgggatggggctggtggAGAGGCCAAGCAGGGGATGGCAGTTAACCTAGGCAGGCATGCACCAGGGCAGATCTTAACACAGGCTCTGGTTCGTATTGAGGCAGCCTCAGATTTCCACAGGAAGGATGGAAAGAGGAATAAGCATTGCTCCAGAAAAAACAGCTGTGGCCCTCAGTCTGCCTGTGAGAGAAGGGCAGTGACCACCTTGCAGTAGCGTGGCGCGTGCCAGTTACTGTAATTTCCTGGCACAAACTGAGCTAAATTCAGCTGCCTTGGGAATGTGCAGTTTCTAAAACTGAGAGTTTTTCTCAGTAAAACCCATAAAATAAATGATCTGTCACTTGGAGCCTATTTTGCTCATTGAGACTGAATGTCAGGGCTCTGGAGTTCCCACAGTGCATCAGAGAGATGTCAAAAATGTTGGAAATTACTGTTTCTCAGAACAAATGCCAACagtgaaagaataattttcttttttttttctctctccagatAAAGACTATTTCCTGATTGTCATCCAGAATCCAATTGAATGATTATGCTGACtcagtctggttttttttctctttgctgttttattttccctgttttatattttatttaatggtaAAGAATAGAGCATTAGTGTTAACTGTGCTGTGACTCTTCAGTAAGGTTTGGGAGAATTAAAGCAGGTGGTTTTGTTGtctacaaacagaaaaaatggcGCTTTTTGTATCACAAGTCAGTTTGAGTGGGAGCTGGTGAATTGGAATTGGGCAGTAAAAAATGCAACAGATTCTTTTGATAGCTCAGATAGTAACATTCTAGTAATAATAACCAAAAAAATACTATTCTTTGTATGCTTCTATGCTTCTTTTACCACTGAGCTCTGGTTTTTCACTCTTAGTTTTGAATGGCTCTTAGTTTTGACTGCCTGTCCTCTAGTTCTGTCTTACTCTGTTAGTTTTACTTCAAAAAAGTCTGAccataagaaattaaaaagtgtCACCAGTAACTGGCTTTGTCTTACGTGTTTTGCTTCTCAGGATTTTAAGTTTTCTTATGGTtaagtttttcttcaaaaaacaaaaccttcctaggagtttttttgtttgtctgttgcTTTCTCTGAACAAGGTTTTGACCCAAGAGCATGTGCAGTGCACTCACAATTGGCTCTTGTGTTGCAGCATTTTCCTACCACCTTCTTTCTGTTCTATACAGAATTTGGTTGGCTGAGGAAGGCCATTGAGGCCACCCATGGGAGATTTCACACTGTCATAGTTCAGTAGCCAGTTTGATGTGCTATTTTCctttaatacttttttattgATTCCATTAAGGACTAAAAAAGCCCACATGGTTACTCCAAAatggttttggggttattttggtggagtttttcttcagaaaaaaaccaaaaacaggaCTGGGGTATAGTAGGACCCACAGCTGATCTGTGGGTTAGAGGGTTAATGAATGAGGTAGTATTCTGTGACCAAGAAGTATTCTGTGACCAAGGCTGTTGGCGTGGAGaccaagaagagaagaagaagaaaagaagatagccatgaaaaaaccctgcagctggGGAACGTATTTTTAGAAAGGCTCTGGGAAGAATAGAGGTGGAGATTTTTCCACCAATGATCCTTACGTTGATTTAATGTAGCtaatgaagaaaatgtaaacTGTGTAGAGGGTTTAAAAGACAGCATGCTTAATAAACAGATTTGACCTTCTGAAGTGTGGAGTGTCTGTGTGTATGTCACACCCGCCTATACAGCGACACTAGGGGGTGCTCTGGAAAGTGCAGCTGTGGAGATTTTGGTAAAAATGTTGGTATTGATTTGGGCACTTGTGGCTTTCAGAGCCCAGCAAAGGATGGGTGTGTGGGCACTCAAATAGCTAAGGTAACCTGCATGTTCAGcgttttctttgcattttgatACCTGGACATCAATTTTTGGCTGTGTCTAATCTTTGGTGGTGGCCATGACCCTGAAGGTCAGAAATTCCTCTTGGGGTCTGTAGCCCTGTAGCATGAGTGCTTTGGGTGTCCCAGCTGCCCCTGTGACTCAGAGTTGGTTGTTGCTGTTCATGAGCTGTTTCTCCTGCTTGGCctttggagcagctcctgatacccagcaattacagtaatttcacaactataaagcgcactcttttgactaacATTGTCccttgaacccggaagtgcaccttatagtccagtacgccttatataatgtacaaagttgcgaaatttgccaaaccagaagtgggagctgtgagccgtggggggagccggaagtacccgggtggaggcaggcctgagggcccatggctgccgggtggaggcgggctagggggcccacggcaccccccttcctgggtccaggcaggcccgggggccaatggctgccgggttgaggcggagCCTCGGCCAGAAACCgtgcagggtgagctgggggcggagcctcgctgcaaaaaaaaagtacgccttatagtccggtgcgccttatatgatctacaatgttgcgaattttgccgactcccggggggtgcgccttatagtcccttgcgccttatggtcgtgaaattactgtacataatgCTTGTGATCTGCAATAACTGAATGCTGCCTCCCAAAAAAATGACCTTCAGCAAGCTGAAGTCCGGGTAATAACTGAACAGTGAagcaaggcagaagaaaaatgttaccTCAGTGATCCCTCTTTGTTGTTTGTAACCCAGAGATATATTTCCTTGGAGGTGGTGACTTGCTTATGGATTTTGGCTTTCCCACGTAGGTGGTAGTGAAAAATCTGCAGTGTCCTGCATTCTTTTGGACAATTCCTTAAGGATAGCTGTTCTAACAGTAGCTTTGTGTCACAGAATTTTGGGACAGAGTGTTGAGTGTTGGTTTTACTTAAGCTGTAATAAATAACCTATTGCAAAACAAAAGATCATTACCCTTTTGTGTTGTCTTGAGATGATAAATTTGCAGTGAAATGACTGAACTCCTCCTATGTACTGGTTGGTTGGAGGAttgggggttggtttgggtttttttttccccagggattGAGAGCAACCTGACACGAGACACACTTGGGAATCTGAATGAAAGGCTCTTAAGCTGAGTTTGGAGTCAAGGAGCTTATCAGATCCATCTGGGCAGGGCCTTGCTTAGGCATTGTAGCGCCACCTTTACACCAGCATCCAAAGTTaactcagatttattttttaaaactggcAAGGGGTGAAGGAAGCTGAAGAACAGCAACTTCCATTCAGTTACTATGGAACAAAGTAACTAAACTAAATAGCAACTAAACTAATAAACTAAAGTCTATTTAGAGTGtcacagagctggcagcaatTTCCATGTATGAAAGTTAGAGGAGGGTTTCATTTTCCTACATTATCACAAACAGGGTTAAATAAAGGAATGAGTGGAGCTCAATTTCTGGTCCCATGCTTCATGAGTCTCGGCCTGGTTATTTGTATGATAAAACTGTACTACCAAACTGAGGAAGAGTAGAAAAATTAGCATTATGGTTCCAGTCCTTTTTTGTAGCCAGGACCACAGGCAGCCTGAACAGCCTGTGCCATCTGCActttggagctgctctgtgctgggaatggagaCTGGCCTGATTTGCTGTCTTGGAAGAGtcaattttggttttggtggatCTCTATGGAAGGCTGAAGAAGCATCTGCTACTGGGCAAACAACCCTTGATGGATTAACAAGGTAATGAAAGGGTGTTTGGGGcatggctctgggctgggaagaGCATCACTTGAGGCCCAAGAATGTGTCTCTTATGTTGCCTCTGTGCTGAAATAAGACTCTGGCAGAGGAATGGAGGTAACATGTGGAGGCCAATGGCCCACCGGGGACGGAAATTGCCCCACTCCCCTGGAGGGAATGCTCTTAAGCACTCCCCCGTCATAGTGGTTATggaaaaattatcccaaatatGTCCCTCTGTTATATGTTAATCGGTTGTACCCTATTGGCACTTTCCCCTTTGTACCACCCCTGGACCGTCAGTTTCATACCCTATATAAACCCTACTCCCTCAGCCCCCCCTAAGCTCGTGCATCCCTGGACCCCTCTGAGGAAGATGACCAATAAACTTCTCCTTGGAACTCCAAACGCGGCTCCCGTCTCTTTCTCCTGCGTCGGCAGGAGCCTCACAAAAGAACTGGTCACTCCGCCCGGGAGCGAGGACGTGCCTGTGGTTCACGGACGTCGTTCTAAGGACGTTTTACCGGAGGATACCACGGCACCTCCCCCACAGCTCCTAGCCGCGATAGTAACACTGTAAAAGCTGAGCTTATGTAAAACCTTCTGTGAATTTGTGTTGGCTCCAGTGCCCTCCCAGGTAACTCCTCCCCTGCCTAAGGTAGCTTCACAtacaggacaaggaggagctgtggctgccccatccttggacGTGTCCatggccaggttggacggggtttggagcaatctgggatagtgggagctgtccctgcccatggcaggggttgggaccggatgagatttaaggtcccttccaacccaaaccagtctgtgatttaTGTTTGAGCTTGTCTTAGCTACTTCTCTCGGGGACAAAGACAGAGATCTCACACCAAGAGAGGCTGGCCTAAAGTGAGCAGAGctacagcagctcctgggactcaccagctgcaggagaagcagaagcagctggggATGCAGGGTCAGGAGCCCAAACAccaccctggccagcaggagcctgaGCATCAACACTGTTCCATTGACAAAAATATACTTCCTTTAGTAGCATTACAGGATTCTTTCAGGGAGATTTGCCTCACTGCTGTGGTTTTACAAGATCCAGGAGTGCTTATTATCAGTATTGCTATGCTGTGGAATGCTGGCATGGGGGAAGCTCTTTGTTGTTTCCAGGTCATGTTAGGACAGCTCGCTGGTGCTTTAAACCTTTGACTGatccaggggctggggggttgTTGAATCTGAAATGCACCTCCTTAAATGAGGAGTTTTGCCCATCGGTAAGACCAGGCAAGAGAGGCGTTAATGTGTGCAGGATTGTTTGGGAAGCTGAGGGCTGAAGGAGGAAGTGTATAAATTGAATCAATTCTTAAATCTTAAATTAATTCTTAAATTCAATCAATTCTTTGATCCACATCCCATTTCTGGAAGTATGCTAACATGCTGAGAAGCTCCAGGGCTCCTatgaaatgggtttttttctccctttccaggTGTCCGAATAATATTCTGTGGAAttacagccccagccctgcaatgATGTCTGCATGGATAAAACCAGGGGCCACATCACTAAATTGGAAAGACTTCCACATTCCTCTTATCAAAAAGAGGTTCACACTTTATAGCAATAATAAACCGTTGTGCTGAGGATGAAGTCTGTAAGGGTCATCACTTGCCATGTCTGATTTAACATTCCTGCTTTCCCGTCAGTATTCTCTGATTAACAGGACCTATAATCAGAGGTTAATATCTCTATTTGTATCTTAATTATGAAAGTGAATCTCATGAGTTTATGCTTCCTTACCAGTATGGGCTTGTTTAACTACTGTTTGGTCAAGGAAAATCCATTATATTGAccatgaaaatgttttctttcttgggtAAACTCAACAAGGAAACAATAATTTCTTCAATTctcattaaatatatatttgttttaactGGTGGCACAATATTTGTAGCAGTTCTTTCAAAACTGcatctttcatttattttttctaccaAGGTTGTACTTAATCCTTTGACATTTGTGTTCACTTCTGTTTTGTGCCGATTCACTGTAACAATGAGACAGTGCTCTAGTATGATACAGCTCCTGTTTCAGTGTGCAGTGAGAAGGATATTAGACCTGATGAAACACTGACGCTCTGTTTGCAGTTGTTTTTGATTCATTTACCAGCTCCAGAAATAGCTGCCCTATTTGTAGTCATGCTGCGGGCTTTAATATATTCAGCATAACCATGGCTGTGaatgcagcagggaaaacaaCGGGCTCATTAGTGGGGAGATGATTGGGGTAGATGTGGGAATTGTAAATGTCTGAGTATCTGTGTGAGAGTAGTTCATGTCCACGTTTGTTGGCTGGAGTCTGTGGTCTGAGCTGTTGTGGCTTCATCCCCACACaatccctccttctcctccacccCGCTAACAACAACCACGTTTGCTGCTCAAGGATGGCAGTGACACTTGGAAGATGTTTGAACCAAAATGTCCAGAAGACGCCACTGCAGGCTGGAGTCATGGACACCTCTGTCTTTTGAGTACCTCTGGAAATCCCAGCTCAAGTGTACTTCTGCTGTCTTAAGATAGGC containing:
- the DYNLRB1 gene encoding dynein light chain roadblock-type 1; this encodes MAEVEETLKRIQSQKGVQGIIVVNSEGIPIKSTIDNTTTIQYAGLMHSFIMKARSTVRDIDPQNDLTFLRIRSKKNEIMVAPDKDYFLIVIQNPIE